One window of the Lysobacter sp. S4-A87 genome contains the following:
- the purH gene encoding bifunctional phosphoribosylaminoimidazolecarboxamide formyltransferase/IMP cyclohydrolase, translated as MSIAAAASPVKLRRALISVSDKTGLIELARALAAHGVELLSTGGTAKAIREAGLAVKDVSDVTGFPEMMDGRVKTLHPLVHGGLLGRAGTDDAVMAEHGIGAIDLLVLNLYPFEKVSADPASTMEDIVENIDIGGPAMLRSAAKNFARVAVATDPAQYAGIISEMQDNDGALAASTRFALSVAAFNRVAQYDAFIGNYLSALQADGSRALFPAQQNSNFVKVMDLRYGENPHQHGAFYRDLYPVPGTLATFTQLQGKELSFNNLADADAAWECVRQFEQPACVIVKHANPCGVAEGVACGDAYELAYATDPTSAFGGIIAFNRTLDAATAKAILDRQFVEVLIAPDYEEGALDYARKKANVRVLRIPHGEGRNNFDIKRVGSGLLMQTSDIREVTPDELKVVSKLAPTAGQMADLLFAWRVAKFVKSNAIVYAKDHRTIGVGAGQMSRVYSARIAGIKATDAGLVVPGSVMASDAFFPFRDGIDAAAEAGIKAVIQPGGSMRDGEVIAAADEHGIAMVFTGVRHFRH; from the coding sequence ATGAGCATCGCTGCCGCTGCCTCGCCGGTGAAACTCCGCCGCGCGCTGATTTCCGTATCCGACAAGACCGGCCTGATTGAACTTGCCAGGGCACTGGCCGCCCATGGCGTTGAGCTGCTGTCCACCGGCGGTACCGCCAAGGCCATCCGCGAGGCCGGACTGGCGGTCAAGGACGTCTCCGACGTCACCGGCTTCCCCGAGATGATGGACGGCCGGGTCAAGACCCTGCACCCGCTGGTGCACGGCGGCCTGCTCGGTCGCGCCGGCACGGACGATGCGGTGATGGCCGAACACGGCATCGGCGCGATCGACCTGCTGGTGCTGAACCTGTATCCGTTCGAGAAGGTCTCGGCCGACCCGGCCAGCACGATGGAGGACATCGTCGAGAACATCGACATCGGCGGCCCGGCGATGCTGCGCTCGGCGGCGAAGAACTTCGCCCGCGTCGCCGTCGCCACCGATCCGGCACAGTACGCCGGGATCATCAGCGAAATGCAGGACAACGACGGCGCACTCGCCGCGTCCACGCGCTTCGCCCTGTCGGTGGCCGCGTTCAACCGCGTCGCGCAGTACGACGCCTTCATCGGCAACTATCTCTCGGCGCTGCAGGCCGATGGCAGCCGCGCGCTGTTCCCGGCGCAGCAGAACAGCAACTTCGTCAAGGTCATGGACCTGCGCTACGGCGAGAACCCGCACCAGCACGGCGCGTTCTACCGCGACCTGTATCCGGTCCCGGGCACGCTGGCGACGTTCACCCAGCTGCAGGGCAAGGAACTGAGCTTCAACAACCTCGCCGATGCCGACGCCGCGTGGGAATGCGTGCGCCAGTTCGAGCAGCCGGCCTGCGTGATCGTCAAGCACGCCAATCCCTGCGGCGTCGCCGAGGGCGTCGCCTGCGGCGATGCCTACGAGCTCGCCTACGCGACCGACCCGACCTCGGCGTTCGGCGGCATCATCGCCTTCAACCGCACGCTCGACGCGGCCACCGCCAAGGCCATCCTCGATCGCCAGTTCGTCGAAGTGCTGATCGCACCCGACTACGAAGAAGGCGCACTCGACTACGCCCGCAAGAAGGCCAATGTCCGCGTGCTGCGCATCCCGCACGGCGAGGGCCGCAACAACTTCGACATCAAGCGCGTCGGCTCCGGCCTGCTGATGCAGACCAGCGACATCCGTGAGGTGACCCCCGACGAGCTGAAAGTGGTCAGCAAGCTTGCGCCGACTGCCGGGCAGATGGCCGACCTGTTGTTCGCCTGGCGCGTGGCGAAGTTCGTCAAATCCAACGCGATCGTGTATGCGAAGGATCACCGCACCATCGGCGTCGGCGCCGGCCAGATGAGCCGCGTGTATTCGGCCCGCATCGCCGGCATCAAGGCAACCGACGCGGGCCTGGTGGTGCCAGGATCGGTGATGGCGAGCGACGCGTTCTTCCCGTTCCGCGATGGCATCGACGCGGCGGCCGAAGCCGGCATCAAGGCAGTCATCCAGCCGGGTGGCTCGATGCGCGACGGCGAAGTCATCGCCGCCGCCGACGAGCACGGCATCGCCATGGTCTTCACCGGCGTGCGCCACTTCCGCCACTGA
- a CDS encoding N-acetyltransferase, with amino-acid sequence MWIRTETQADHTAISNLIATAFADQQGAGRTEQRIVDALRADGALSLSLVADIDGRIAGHVAFSPVRVGDGTERWYGLGPVSVAPRDQRNGVGSALIRAGLSELAERGALGCVVLGEPGYYQRFGFRQVPGLRFGDVPAEYFQALAFGDRSATGEVTYHASFTAQ; translated from the coding sequence ATGTGGATACGAACCGAAACCCAGGCCGACCACACGGCCATCAGCAACCTCATCGCCACGGCGTTCGCCGACCAGCAAGGAGCCGGTCGCACCGAACAGCGGATCGTCGACGCCCTGCGTGCGGACGGCGCCTTGAGTCTGTCGCTGGTGGCCGACATCGACGGCCGCATCGCCGGCCACGTCGCCTTTTCGCCGGTGCGCGTCGGCGACGGCACCGAGCGCTGGTATGGCCTGGGCCCGGTGTCGGTGGCGCCGCGCGACCAGCGCAACGGCGTCGGCAGCGCGCTCATCCGCGCAGGCCTGAGCGAACTTGCCGAGCGCGGCGCGCTGGGCTGCGTCGTGCTGGGCGAGCCGGGGTACTACCAGCGCTTCGGCTTCCGCCAGGTACCGGGACTGCGTTTTGGCGACGTGCCCGCCGAGTACTTCCAGGCGTTGGCATTCGGCGACCGCAGCGCCACGGGCGAAGTCACGTACCACGCGAGCTTCACCGCGCAGTAG
- a CDS encoding sodium:alanine symporter family protein yields the protein MDLVLQWIETLLSPVIGLINKVLWDYVLVYGLLAVGMYFTVRLRFVQVRRFPHMLHVIGRGTDGDSSGISPFQALCTSLASRVGTGNLAGVAIALSVGGPGALFWMWCTAALGMATAYAESSLAQLYKVRDENGQYRGGPSYYMSKGLKRPWMGVAFALCLLLTYGAVFSSVHANAMAQSLSDAFGFSRAQIATGLVLLTAVIIFGGLRTVARFSEWVVPFMSVGYLALAGWVVVTHLPEVPAVLSLVLRSAFGLDAAAGGIFGAIAVAMLQGVKRGLYSNEAGMGSAPNVAAAATPIPHHPSSQGFVQSLGVFIDTLLICSATGFVILLSGVLGQAGDGVQITQAAMTVFFGGWGTYFVAIALFFFAFTTIIGNYSYAEMNLIYLGGGRGSLLLLRLVTLAVIVWGVFSKVQLVWDAADAAMALMASINLVAIMMLSGVVIKLTRDYDSQLRAGKSPTFHIAQYPELGDGVDHEIWKEQGK from the coding sequence ATGGATCTGGTCCTGCAATGGATTGAAACGCTGTTGTCGCCGGTAATCGGCCTGATCAACAAGGTCTTGTGGGATTACGTACTGGTCTATGGCCTGCTCGCGGTCGGCATGTACTTCACCGTGCGCCTGCGTTTCGTCCAGGTCCGGCGCTTCCCGCACATGCTGCACGTGATCGGTCGCGGCACCGACGGCGACAGCTCGGGCATCTCGCCGTTCCAGGCCCTGTGCACCTCGCTGGCCTCGCGCGTGGGCACCGGCAACCTCGCCGGCGTGGCGATCGCGCTGAGCGTGGGTGGCCCCGGGGCGCTGTTCTGGATGTGGTGCACGGCGGCACTGGGCATGGCCACGGCCTACGCCGAGAGTTCGCTGGCGCAGCTCTACAAGGTTCGCGACGAGAATGGCCAGTACCGCGGCGGGCCTTCGTATTACATGTCGAAGGGCCTCAAGCGTCCGTGGATGGGCGTGGCCTTCGCACTGTGCCTGCTGCTGACCTACGGCGCCGTGTTCAGCAGCGTGCACGCCAACGCCATGGCGCAGTCGCTCAGCGACGCGTTCGGCTTCAGCCGTGCGCAGATTGCCACCGGCCTGGTGCTGCTGACGGCGGTGATCATCTTCGGCGGCCTGCGCACGGTCGCCCGGTTCTCCGAGTGGGTGGTGCCGTTCATGTCGGTGGGCTATCTCGCCCTCGCCGGCTGGGTGGTCGTGACCCACCTGCCGGAGGTCCCGGCGGTGCTGTCGCTGGTGCTGCGCAGCGCCTTCGGCCTGGATGCGGCGGCCGGCGGCATCTTCGGCGCGATCGCGGTGGCGATGCTGCAGGGCGTCAAGCGCGGCCTGTATTCCAATGAGGCCGGCATGGGCAGCGCGCCCAACGTCGCCGCGGCGGCAACACCGATTCCGCACCATCCCTCGAGCCAGGGCTTCGTGCAGTCGCTGGGCGTGTTCATCGACACGCTGCTGATCTGCAGCGCGACCGGCTTCGTCATCCTGCTGTCGGGCGTGCTCGGCCAGGCCGGCGACGGCGTGCAGATCACCCAGGCGGCGATGACGGTGTTCTTCGGCGGCTGGGGCACCTACTTCGTCGCGATCGCGCTGTTCTTCTTCGCCTTCACCACGATCATCGGCAATTACTCGTATGCCGAGATGAACCTGATCTACCTGGGCGGTGGTCGCGGGAGCCTGTTGCTGCTGCGCCTGGTGACGCTGGCGGTGATCGTGTGGGGCGTTTTCTCGAAGGTGCAGCTGGTGTGGGACGCCGCCGATGCGGCGATGGCGCTGATGGCCTCGATCAACCTGGTGGCGATCATGATGCTGTCGGGCGTGGTCATCAAACTGACCCGCGACTACGACAGCCAGCTGCGCGCCGGAAAGTCGCCGACGTTCCATATCGCGCAGTACCCGGAACTGGGCGATGGCGTGGATCATGAGATCTGGAAGGAGCAGGGGAAGTAA
- the purD gene encoding phosphoribosylamine--glycine ligase, with the protein MKVLVIGSGGREHALAWKLAQSPRIEEVLVAPGNAGTATELKCRNVEVGAADIDGLLALVDREGVAVTVVGPEGPLVAGVVDRFRAAGKRIFGPSAQAAQLEGSKAYAKHFLARHGIPTAHYAVFTEADAALDYIQEKGAPIVIKADGLAAGKGVIVAMTLAEAEAAITDMLSDYAFGAAGARVVIEEFLDGEEASFISMVDGTTALPMATSQDHKRVGDRDTGPNTGGMGAYSPAPVVTPEVHARIMREVVEPTVRGMASDGVPFTGFLYAGLMIDKSGAPKVIEFNVRFGDPETQPIMLRLESDLLDLVEAAIDERLHEVSAKWDPRPSLGVVMAAEGYPGTPRLGDVIGAWDTPDLDDTKVFHAGTKIEGEHVVTSGGRVLCVCALGDTVLDAQRRAYAEIAGISWHGEFHRHDIGWRAIERETADCEPA; encoded by the coding sequence ATGAAAGTCCTCGTAATCGGTTCCGGTGGTCGCGAGCACGCGCTGGCGTGGAAACTGGCGCAGTCGCCCCGCATCGAAGAAGTGCTGGTCGCGCCCGGCAATGCCGGCACCGCGACCGAGCTCAAGTGCCGCAACGTCGAGGTCGGCGCCGCCGATATCGACGGCCTGCTCGCCCTGGTCGACCGCGAAGGCGTGGCGGTGACCGTGGTCGGCCCGGAAGGCCCGCTGGTGGCGGGCGTGGTCGACCGCTTCCGCGCCGCCGGCAAGCGCATCTTCGGGCCCAGCGCGCAGGCCGCACAGCTGGAAGGGAGCAAGGCGTATGCCAAGCACTTCCTCGCCCGTCACGGCATCCCGACCGCGCACTACGCGGTGTTCACCGAGGCCGATGCGGCGCTCGACTACATACAAGAGAAGGGAGCGCCGATCGTCATCAAGGCCGACGGCCTGGCCGCGGGCAAGGGCGTGATCGTGGCGATGACCCTGGCCGAGGCCGAGGCGGCGATCACCGACATGCTTTCCGACTACGCCTTCGGCGCTGCAGGTGCGCGCGTGGTGATCGAGGAGTTCCTCGACGGCGAGGAAGCCAGCTTCATTTCGATGGTCGATGGCACCACGGCCTTGCCGATGGCGACCAGCCAGGACCACAAGCGCGTCGGCGATCGCGACACCGGCCCCAACACCGGCGGCATGGGTGCGTACTCACCGGCCCCGGTGGTAACGCCCGAGGTGCACGCGCGGATCATGCGCGAAGTGGTCGAGCCGACCGTGCGCGGCATGGCCAGCGACGGCGTGCCGTTCACCGGCTTCCTCTATGCCGGCCTGATGATCGACAAGTCGGGCGCGCCGAAGGTGATCGAGTTCAACGTGCGCTTCGGCGACCCGGAAACGCAACCGATCATGCTGCGCCTGGAGTCGGATCTGCTCGACCTGGTCGAGGCCGCCATCGACGAACGCCTGCATGAAGTGTCGGCCAAGTGGGATCCGCGCCCGTCGCTGGGCGTGGTGATGGCGGCGGAGGGCTACCCGGGCACGCCGCGCCTGGGCGACGTGATCGGCGCCTGGGACACGCCCGACCTGGACGACACCAAGGTGTTCCATGCCGGCACGAAGATCGAAGGCGAGCACGTCGTCACCTCCGGTGGCCGCGTGCTGTGCGTGTGCGCGCTCGGCGACACGGTGCTCGACGCACAGCGCCGCGCCTACGCCGAGATCGCCGGCATCTCCTGGCACGGCGAATTCCACCGCCATGACATCGGCTGGCGCGCGATCGAGCGCGAAACGGCCGATTGCGAACCGGCCTGA
- a CDS encoding MFS transporter, with amino-acid sequence MAHNQFELLRQRRFLPFFATQALGAFNDNVYRQAIIGLLFYLGISPEQRTLYTNLAPALFILPYFLFSATAGQIAEKLEKSRLIRITTTMEIVIMSLAAVGFLTQNMIVLLVALFCTGLQSTLFGPVKYSILPSVLKPEELTGGNGLVEMGTSISILIGMIFGGLIFTLAGTHGPIVAATSIILLALAGNLVSRAIPRAEAGAPDLKINWNPIPESVEILRLARKQPAVRNAILGVSWFWFVGTVLTSQLPTYAEVNLGGSGTLYIFALALFSIGTGVGSVLCEKLSARTVEIGLVPLGAFGISAFMIDLYFARSGIAATQVATVGAFMAQPGSWRIVIDLIGIGLFAGFFVVPLFALIQSRTPRNEVSRVIAGMNIQNAAFIVLAAGLGIAVQRFLGWSIPQVFLALAIANVVVAIYIFTIVPEFMMRFLSWVLVRGLYRLRVHGVEKHVPDDGAALIVCNHVSYMDALILAASIPRPVRFVMYYKIFNIPVMSWIFRTAKAIPIAGAKEDPVLMQRAFEEIDAALAAGELVGIFPEGGLSKDGAIAPFKSGVERILERRPVPVVPMALRNMWTSMWSRRDGRLGRMRVPRRLRATVEVIAQAPIDGGAADAPTLEARVRELRGDAA; translated from the coding sequence ATGGCGCACAACCAGTTCGAGCTGCTGCGGCAGCGCCGTTTCCTCCCGTTCTTCGCCACCCAGGCACTGGGCGCCTTCAACGACAACGTCTACCGGCAGGCCATCATCGGCCTGCTGTTCTACCTGGGCATCAGTCCCGAGCAGCGCACGCTCTACACCAACCTCGCGCCGGCGTTGTTCATCCTGCCCTATTTCCTGTTTTCGGCCACGGCCGGGCAGATCGCCGAGAAGCTGGAGAAGTCGCGGCTGATCCGCATCACGACCACGATGGAAATCGTGATCATGTCGCTGGCGGCGGTCGGCTTCCTGACCCAGAACATGATAGTGCTGCTGGTCGCGCTGTTCTGCACCGGCCTGCAGTCGACGTTGTTCGGGCCGGTGAAGTATTCGATCCTTCCATCGGTGCTCAAGCCCGAGGAGCTCACCGGCGGCAATGGCCTGGTCGAGATGGGCACCTCGATCTCGATCCTGATCGGCATGATCTTCGGCGGCCTGATCTTCACCCTGGCCGGCACGCACGGGCCGATCGTCGCGGCCACCTCGATCATCCTGCTGGCGTTGGCCGGCAACCTGGTCAGTCGCGCGATTCCGCGCGCCGAGGCCGGTGCGCCGGACCTGAAGATCAACTGGAACCCGATTCCCGAGTCGGTCGAGATCCTGCGCCTGGCCCGGAAGCAGCCCGCGGTGCGCAACGCCATCCTCGGCGTGTCCTGGTTCTGGTTCGTCGGCACGGTGCTCACCTCGCAGCTGCCGACCTACGCCGAGGTCAACCTCGGCGGCAGCGGCACGCTCTACATCTTCGCCCTGGCGCTGTTCTCGATCGGCACCGGCGTCGGCTCGGTCCTGTGCGAGAAGCTGTCGGCGCGCACGGTCGAGATCGGCCTGGTGCCCTTGGGCGCGTTCGGCATCAGTGCCTTCATGATCGACCTGTACTTCGCCCGCAGCGGCATCGCGGCGACGCAGGTGGCCACGGTCGGCGCCTTCATGGCGCAGCCCGGCAGCTGGCGCATCGTCATCGACCTGATTGGCATCGGCCTGTTCGCCGGTTTCTTCGTCGTGCCGCTGTTCGCGCTGATCCAGAGCCGCACGCCGCGCAACGAGGTCTCGCGCGTGATCGCCGGCATGAACATCCAGAACGCCGCCTTCATCGTGCTGGCCGCGGGCCTGGGCATCGCCGTGCAGCGCTTCCTGGGCTGGTCGATCCCGCAGGTGTTCCTGGCACTGGCCATCGCCAACGTGGTGGTGGCGATCTACATCTTCACGATCGTGCCAGAGTTCATGATGCGCTTCCTCAGCTGGGTGCTGGTGCGCGGCCTGTACCGGCTGCGCGTGCACGGCGTGGAGAAGCACGTGCCCGACGACGGCGCTGCGCTGATCGTGTGCAACCACGTCAGCTACATGGATGCGCTGATCCTGGCCGCGAGCATTCCGCGACCGGTGCGCTTCGTCATGTACTACAAGATCTTCAACATCCCGGTGATGAGCTGGATCTTCCGCACCGCCAAGGCGATCCCGATCGCGGGCGCCAAAGAGGATCCTGTGCTGATGCAGCGCGCGTTCGAGGAGATCGATGCGGCGCTGGCCGCCGGCGAGCTGGTCGGCATCTTCCCCGAGGGCGGGCTGAGCAAGGACGGCGCGATCGCGCCGTTCAAGTCCGGTGTCGAGCGCATCCTCGAACGGCGCCCGGTGCCGGTGGTGCCGATGGCACTGCGCAACATGTGGACCAGCATGTGGAGCCGCCGCGACGGACGCCTGGGCCGGATGCGGGTGCCGCGACGCCTGCGTGCGACGGTCGAGGTGATCGCGCAGGCGCCGATCGACGGTGGCGCGGCCGACGCGCCGACCCTGGAAGCGAGGGTGCGCGAGCTGCGCGGCGACGCGGCCTGA
- a CDS encoding CD225/dispanin family protein gives MSTLPPEETTSPSSLPTHLLWAVLATVASMLTFCILGAISGIVAIVYALLVNRRLNAGDSAGAGDASHNAKVWCWITTCLILAGLCVVVLFVYSGGWAKYQQIMEELGRIQLHG, from the coding sequence ATGAGCACGTTGCCACCGGAAGAGACGACCTCGCCGTCGTCGCTTCCCACCCACCTGCTGTGGGCGGTCCTGGCCACCGTCGCCTCGATGCTCACTTTCTGCATCCTCGGCGCGATCTCGGGCATCGTGGCGATCGTGTATGCGCTGCTGGTCAATCGCAGGCTCAACGCCGGCGACAGTGCCGGCGCCGGCGATGCTTCACACAACGCCAAGGTGTGGTGCTGGATCACCACCTGCCTGATCCTCGCCGGCCTGTGCGTGGTGGTGCTGTTCGTCTACAGCGGCGGCTGGGCGAAGTACCAGCAGATCATGGAAGAACTCGGGCGCATCCAGCTGCACGGCTGA
- a CDS encoding cobalamin biosynthesis protein has product MSATLIAVVVALVLGHLAQSLAASVRDYSWYRNWLRWLDARLSSNDFWRGRWGIVIALVPPLLAVSLFQLALLEPLWGLAGLAFAIAVLFYAWGPRDLDLDVEAIAAAGDPTSRRAAAARLWPEGEMPATLDGPSLIEAVFRNAQQRWFGVLFWFLVLGPVGALLYRFAVLAAQGEAASELPGETRLGARKLLALLDWPVAQLMTLSLALVGNFDTVLGSWREAGGASFDLDRPFLGAVARASVKCELADEAADYADDNGGSAEVGEGGLPVPPPMPPAWSADLPELRDAMSLVWRSLLVWLAVLALFVIAGWVS; this is encoded by the coding sequence ATGTCCGCAACCCTGATCGCCGTTGTCGTCGCACTGGTGCTGGGCCATCTGGCGCAGTCGCTGGCGGCGTCGGTGCGTGACTACAGCTGGTATCGCAACTGGCTGCGCTGGCTCGATGCACGCCTGTCGTCGAACGACTTCTGGCGCGGACGCTGGGGCATCGTGATCGCGCTGGTGCCGCCGCTGCTTGCGGTCAGCCTGTTCCAGTTGGCATTGCTCGAGCCGTTGTGGGGCCTGGCCGGCCTGGCCTTCGCGATCGCCGTCCTGTTCTACGCCTGGGGTCCGCGCGACCTGGACCTCGATGTCGAGGCGATCGCCGCGGCGGGCGATCCGACGTCGCGTCGCGCGGCGGCCGCGCGCCTGTGGCCCGAAGGCGAGATGCCGGCAACGCTCGACGGGCCCTCGCTGATCGAGGCGGTGTTCCGCAATGCCCAGCAGCGCTGGTTCGGCGTGCTGTTCTGGTTCCTCGTGCTCGGTCCGGTCGGTGCGTTGCTGTACCGGTTCGCGGTGCTGGCGGCGCAGGGCGAAGCAGCAAGCGAACTGCCCGGCGAGACGCGCCTGGGCGCCCGCAAGCTGCTGGCCCTGCTCGACTGGCCGGTGGCGCAGCTGATGACGCTGTCGCTGGCGCTGGTCGGCAATTTCGACACGGTGCTGGGCAGCTGGCGCGAAGCCGGCGGCGCCTCGTTCGACCTCGATCGTCCCTTCCTCGGCGCGGTGGCCCGGGCCAGCGTGAAGTGCGAGCTTGCCGATGAGGCCGCCGACTATGCCGATGACAACGGCGGCAGCGCCGAAGTCGGCGAAGGCGGCCTGCCGGTGCCGCCACCGATGCCGCCGGCCTGGTCGGCCGACCTGCCGGAACTGCGCGATGCAATGAGCCTGGTGTGGCGCAGCCTGCTGGTCTGGCTGGCGGTGCTGGCGCTGTTCGTCATCGCCGGCTGGGTCAGCTGA
- the nudC gene encoding NAD(+) diphosphatase, with the protein MEPAPFAFVEAGNDSACLAALDRADRLRDAPDALNRLWPQARVVLLDERGDAYADDDGNLLAPHGEQISEGPGGIGAAVFLGLDAQGGAWFALEGALTAFVAPRRVDLRSAAALWPGFEASVFAQARALQHWRSRHRHCGVCGGEVALSRAGWQGRCTQCGAEHYPRTDPAVIVAVSDGARLLLGRQKTWQARRYSVIAGFVEPGESLEQTVAREVLEETGVRVRRCRYLASQPWPFPGALMLGFSADAEGDEPQVGDELEEARWFTREEVLAARARGEWGGARDDGEGAVLSPGISISRWLIEQWLQAGEGSPAPENPPHSV; encoded by the coding sequence ATCGAACCGGCACCCTTCGCCTTCGTCGAGGCGGGCAACGATTCTGCCTGCCTCGCCGCGCTCGATCGCGCCGACCGCCTGCGCGATGCACCCGATGCACTGAACCGGTTGTGGCCGCAGGCGCGTGTCGTGCTGCTCGACGAGCGCGGCGATGCCTATGCCGATGACGACGGCAACCTGCTGGCACCACACGGCGAACAGATCAGCGAAGGCCCTGGCGGCATCGGTGCCGCGGTCTTCCTTGGCCTCGACGCCCAGGGCGGAGCCTGGTTCGCACTCGAAGGCGCACTGACCGCCTTCGTGGCGCCGCGCCGGGTCGACCTGCGCAGCGCCGCGGCGCTGTGGCCGGGATTCGAGGCGAGCGTGTTCGCCCAGGCGCGCGCGCTGCAGCACTGGCGCAGCCGTCATCGCCATTGCGGCGTCTGCGGTGGCGAAGTCGCGTTGTCGCGTGCCGGCTGGCAGGGACGCTGCACGCAGTGCGGCGCCGAACATTACCCGCGCACCGACCCGGCCGTGATCGTGGCGGTCAGTGATGGCGCGCGTTTGCTGCTCGGGCGCCAGAAGACGTGGCAGGCGCGACGCTATTCGGTGATCGCCGGCTTCGTCGAGCCGGGCGAATCACTCGAGCAGACGGTGGCGCGCGAAGTGCTGGAGGAGACCGGCGTGCGCGTGCGTCGTTGCCGCTACCTGGCCTCGCAGCCGTGGCCGTTCCCGGGCGCACTGATGCTCGGCTTCAGCGCCGATGCCGAGGGCGACGAGCCGCAGGTCGGCGACGAGCTCGAGGAAGCACGCTGGTTCACCCGCGAGGAAGTGCTCGCGGCGCGCGCCCGTGGTGAATGGGGCGGTGCCCGCGACGACGGCGAAGGCGCCGTGCTGTCGCCCGGCATCTCGATCTCGCGATGGCTGATCGAACAGTGGCTGCAGGCCGGCGAAGGCAGCCCGGCACCTGAGAACCCGCCGCACTCCGTGTGA
- the erpA gene encoding iron-sulfur cluster insertion protein ErpA — protein sequence METLIPTLATPDYQSLDRPLQFTSAAASKVRELIAEEGNAALKLRVYIQGGGCSGFQYGFEFDDQQGEDDLAVHTDGVTLLVDPLSLQYLMGAQVDYTESLHGAQFVIRNPNAKTTCGCGSSFAV from the coding sequence ATGGAAACGCTCATCCCCACGCTCGCGACGCCGGATTACCAGTCGCTCGATCGCCCGTTGCAGTTCACTTCCGCGGCTGCCAGCAAGGTCCGCGAACTGATCGCCGAAGAGGGCAACGCTGCCCTCAAGCTGCGCGTCTACATCCAGGGCGGCGGCTGTTCCGGGTTCCAGTACGGTTTCGAGTTCGACGACCAGCAGGGCGAGGACGACCTGGCCGTGCACACCGACGGCGTCACCCTCCTGGTCGACCCGCTGAGCCTGCAGTACCTGATGGGCGCGCAGGTCGACTACACCGAAAGCCTGCATGGCGCGCAGTTCGTGATCCGCAATCCGAACGCAAAGACCACGTGCGGCTGCGGTTCCTCGTTCGCGGTGTGA
- a CDS encoding DUF6776 family protein has product MTQPDPEVPEVPSTPAEPGPSGESGPAAAAAAPAWPVMQVQTRWVTIAGLLLVLALGFGAWGLWRVLAPVPGDPQALLDESQRTTRGQQTQIDQLQQRVSTLTRSDQISREANRDLQSTLAERDEEVAALRADVAFYERLVGSTAQRRGLAVHALRLQPQNDTAWHFTTTLTQNLNRGAVSTGELSITIEGTRAGKLQKLAWGELRQQPGATGVPYSFKYFQQVEGDVFLPADFTPVRVSVRLVPKAGAAIEQSFTWADAIRDVAPATAEE; this is encoded by the coding sequence ATGACCCAACCCGATCCTGAGGTTCCCGAAGTACCCTCGACGCCCGCAGAACCCGGGCCATCCGGCGAGTCCGGGCCTGCCGCAGCGGCGGCGGCACCGGCGTGGCCGGTCATGCAGGTGCAGACGCGCTGGGTGACCATCGCCGGCCTGTTGCTGGTGCTGGCACTGGGCTTTGGCGCCTGGGGACTGTGGCGTGTGCTCGCGCCGGTCCCGGGTGACCCGCAGGCCCTGCTCGATGAGAGCCAGCGCACCACGCGCGGGCAGCAGACGCAGATCGACCAGCTGCAGCAGCGCGTGTCGACCCTGACCCGCTCCGACCAGATCAGCCGCGAGGCCAACCGCGACCTGCAGAGCACGCTGGCCGAGCGCGACGAGGAAGTCGCTGCGCTGCGCGCCGATGTCGCCTTCTACGAGCGCCTGGTGGGCAGCACCGCGCAGCGCCGTGGCCTGGCTGTGCACGCGCTGCGGCTGCAGCCGCAGAACGACACCGCCTGGCACTTCACCACCACCCTGACCCAGAACCTCAACCGCGGCGCCGTCAGCACCGGCGAGCTGAGCATCACCATCGAGGGCACCCGCGCCGGCAAGCTGCAGAAGCTGGCCTGGGGCGAGCTGCGCCAGCAGCCGGGTGCGACCGGCGTGCCGTACTCGTTCAAGTACTTCCAGCAGGTCGAAGGCGACGTGTTCCTGCCGGCCGATTTCACCCCGGTGCGGGTGAGCGTGCGTCTGGTGCCCAAGGCGGGCGCGGCGATCGAGCAGTCGTTCACGTGGGCGGATGCGATCCGCGACGTCGCGCCGGCGACCGCGGAGGAGTGA